The following proteins are encoded in a genomic region of Terriglobia bacterium:
- a CDS encoding glycosyltransferase family 39 protein: MRMLPAAHLRPTSLLLQSLVLLAVALPYFINLDRSALWDGNETFYAETPREMMETGNYLAPMFNYVPRPQKPPLTYWLVLVGYKAVGVRELGVRLPIAVAVVGMLLFTYGIARRLFSTRAALLSVVILGTTLRLFILARKLPIDVLLIFCLTGTAYFFVRAVQNETRRDWLFAYLCAGLGFMAKGPVAWAIPGLSCFVWSLWARRFKPGAAHPLVGALILAAVAAPWYLWTYLHYGWIYITDFFVQDNLARFATEIRGPVRGPFYYLAVYLGDFFPWSLLSLVAGVHLYWERKVLRAQNDIAYGFPVIWSAVTFLLFSISKNKQEYYIAPLYPLMAVLLAGVLDKTLFSGAGLLANRVRPYWIGVFISVALVFLALAVLSPFILPALIPDGPTVLHYAPVVFLLVVAGMLVWHASRGKFVRCVFSIAGFMWLGFIMAGAAYLPAIERLRPVKEICRAIQAQAQTGDEVGYYRAAVPSMLFYLRQPIFATSDPPTMQRKFQGATRVFCVLGDRDYRYFKEDRGVDLYVLNRCRQLPTQLRIMLGNESPTGEGEELLLVSNRPARETVNPSDHRIP; this comes from the coding sequence GTGCGAATGCTGCCAGCCGCCCATCTTCGCCCGACTTCCCTGTTGCTCCAATCCCTCGTCTTGCTGGCAGTGGCCCTGCCCTACTTCATCAACCTCGACCGATCTGCACTGTGGGATGGGAATGAGACATTCTACGCAGAAACCCCGCGGGAAATGATGGAAACGGGCAATTACCTGGCCCCTATGTTCAATTACGTGCCGCGCCCGCAGAAGCCCCCCCTGACTTACTGGCTGGTCCTCGTCGGCTACAAGGCTGTGGGCGTCCGGGAACTTGGAGTGCGTTTGCCGATTGCCGTTGCCGTGGTCGGGATGCTCCTGTTTACATATGGCATCGCACGCCGGTTGTTTTCCACCAGAGCGGCGCTGCTTTCCGTGGTCATTCTTGGCACAACCCTGCGGTTGTTCATTCTTGCCCGCAAGCTGCCGATCGATGTCCTACTGATCTTCTGTCTGACGGGCACAGCCTATTTTTTCGTGCGCGCTGTACAGAATGAAACGCGCCGGGACTGGCTGTTTGCGTATCTCTGCGCCGGCCTGGGCTTTATGGCCAAGGGTCCCGTGGCGTGGGCCATCCCAGGGCTGAGTTGCTTCGTCTGGAGCCTCTGGGCGCGACGTTTCAAGCCCGGTGCAGCCCATCCTCTGGTCGGCGCGCTGATCCTGGCTGCGGTGGCGGCACCCTGGTATCTGTGGACATACCTTCACTACGGCTGGATCTACATCACGGATTTTTTCGTCCAGGACAACCTCGCGCGCTTTGCCACGGAAATCAGAGGACCCGTGCGCGGCCCCTTTTATTATCTCGCCGTGTATCTGGGAGATTTTTTCCCTTGGTCACTCTTGAGCCTGGTTGCCGGCGTCCATCTGTATTGGGAGAGAAAGGTGCTGCGCGCCCAGAATGACATCGCTTACGGCTTTCCCGTCATCTGGAGCGCCGTGACCTTCCTTCTCTTCTCTATCTCCAAAAACAAACAGGAATACTACATCGCGCCGCTTTATCCGCTGATGGCCGTGCTGCTGGCAGGGGTGCTCGATAAGACGCTTTTTAGTGGCGCCGGGCTGCTCGCCAACCGCGTGCGTCCTTACTGGATAGGTGTATTTATTTCTGTGGCACTGGTGTTCCTGGCACTGGCGGTTCTTTCTCCCTTTATTTTGCCTGCTCTCATCCCGGACGGCCCAACCGTGCTACACTATGCGCCGGTCGTTTTCCTGCTTGTTGTAGCCGGCATGCTGGTATGGCACGCAAGCCGGGGCAAGTTCGTGAGATGCGTGTTTTCAATTGCAGGCTTCATGTGGCTTGGTTTCATCATGGCAGGCGCAGCCTACCTTCCTGCCATCGAGCGGCTCAGGCCGGTGAAGGAAATCTGCAGGGCCATTCAAGCGCAGGCGCAAACCGGAGATGAAGTGGGCTATTACCGCGCGGCCGTACCGAGCATGCTTTTTTACCTGCGACAGCCGATATTTGCGACATCTGACCCGCCGACGATGCAGCGCAAGTTCCAGGGTGCGACCAGGGTTTTCTGTGTCCTGGGGGATCGGGATTATCGCTATTTCAAAGAAGATCGCGGCGTGGACTTATATGTCCTGAATCGATGTCGCCAACTGCCCACGCAGTTGAGGATCATGCTGGGTAATGAGAGTCCGACAGGAGAAGGAGAAGAGCTGCTTCTGGTCTCCAACCGGCCTGCGCGCGAAACCGTGAATCCGAGCGATCACAGAATTCCATGA
- a CDS encoding flippase-like domain-containing protein — MNAKISALVKAAVSALLFYLLFRKMDFHQFGATLSHARLGILFGSFALLWIGHYICIFRWRMLMRPLMPVFSLTRLFEIYCIGLFFNLAFPTAVGGDVVKMYYAGKPSRQYAQSFAATFLDRDSGMLAMMIIACIGTILLPMRVPGIPVSLIIWLSFVAFVVLNFVIFTPRLHRLLTRVLHKVRLSRIATKVDAISNAFQIMGRNPRVLLDSLMISTLNQLLVFSVAWVTAIGLHIEVSFLYFLVLVPVITLVTMLPITLSGTGLREYAFVSLFGAIGVAPASGLALGLLGSIMVMLSAVPGGIVYIFFRNRSDLRQMAAMETDFS; from the coding sequence ATGAATGCAAAAATATCAGCACTCGTAAAGGCGGCCGTTTCCGCACTGCTGTTTTACCTGCTTTTCCGGAAGATGGATTTCCATCAATTCGGCGCTACCTTGAGCCATGCGCGTTTGGGGATACTGTTCGGCTCCTTCGCCCTCCTATGGATTGGGCATTACATCTGTATATTCCGCTGGCGCATGCTCATGCGGCCGCTGATGCCGGTGTTTTCCCTCACCCGCCTCTTTGAGATTTACTGCATTGGGCTCTTTTTCAACCTGGCCTTTCCCACTGCAGTCGGCGGAGATGTAGTCAAGATGTACTATGCCGGCAAGCCATCCCGGCAATATGCGCAGAGCTTCGCGGCTACATTTCTGGACCGTGATTCCGGAATGCTGGCAATGATGATCATAGCCTGCATAGGCACGATATTACTCCCGATGAGGGTTCCCGGCATTCCGGTCTCACTCATCATCTGGCTTTCCTTTGTCGCCTTCGTGGTCTTGAATTTCGTCATTTTCACGCCCCGGCTGCACCGGCTGCTGACGCGAGTGCTGCACAAAGTCCGCCTTTCCCGGATCGCCACAAAGGTGGATGCCATATCCAATGCCTTTCAGATCATGGGGAGGAATCCTCGGGTCCTTCTGGACTCTCTCATGATCTCGACACTCAACCAACTGCTGGTTTTCTCAGTCGCCTGGGTGACGGCCATTGGCCTGCACATTGAGGTATCGTTTCTCTATTTTCTTGTGCTCGTGCCCGTGATCACGCTGGTCACCATGCTGCCCATCACCTTGAGCGGCACAGGATTGAGGGAGTATGCCTTCGTGAGCCTCTTCGGCGCCATCGGTGTTGCCCCGGCATCGGGTCTCGCCCTCGGGCTTCTAGGTTCCATCATGGTGATGCTGTCGGCAGTGCCGGGGGGCATTGTGTACATCTTTTTCCGGAACCGGAGCGATTTGCGGCAAATGGCCGCGATGGAGACCGACTTTTCATGA
- a CDS encoding glycosyltransferase family 2 protein, whose amino-acid sequence MSCELSVIVPVYNERENLEPFVSSLSRLLLSSGEDYEILFVDDGSSDGSSALLEKLASSDPRARLVQFRRNFGQTAALAAGFDFASGTLLITLDADMQNDPADIPAVLAKLREGYDVVSCWRRDRKDPWLTRRLPSKLANSLISRISGVRLHDYGCTLKGYRAEVLAHMRLYGEMHRFIPIYAAWAGAKVTELPVRHHARLHGISKYGLSRTHKVVLDLITVKLLSSYATKPMYVFGGAGLAACAAGVGFAAWTLFDKFFNGVKAHNNPLLLLAVFLFLVGVQFILMGLVAELVIRIYFESQDKASYLIRRTYNLAEKPFTTASRARDAVR is encoded by the coding sequence ATGAGCTGCGAGCTTTCCGTGATCGTTCCCGTTTATAACGAACGCGAAAACCTCGAGCCTTTTGTATCTTCGCTCTCACGCCTCCTGCTTTCTTCGGGCGAGGACTACGAGATCCTCTTTGTCGACGACGGCAGCTCGGATGGGAGCAGCGCCTTGCTGGAGAAACTGGCCTCATCCGATCCCAGAGCCAGATTGGTGCAGTTTCGCCGCAACTTCGGCCAGACGGCTGCACTGGCCGCGGGATTCGATTTTGCCTCCGGCACACTTCTCATCACCCTCGATGCCGACATGCAGAATGACCCCGCGGACATACCAGCCGTGCTGGCGAAATTGAGGGAGGGCTACGATGTCGTCAGTTGCTGGCGTCGTGACCGCAAGGATCCCTGGCTGACGCGCAGACTGCCGTCGAAACTCGCAAACAGTCTCATCTCACGAATCAGTGGTGTCCGCCTGCACGATTACGGTTGCACGTTAAAGGGGTACCGTGCCGAGGTGCTCGCTCACATGCGCCTCTATGGCGAGATGCATCGCTTTATTCCAATCTATGCCGCCTGGGCTGGAGCAAAGGTGACTGAGCTGCCGGTGCGGCATCACGCGCGCCTCCATGGCATCAGCAAATACGGATTGAGCCGGACACACAAGGTGGTCCTGGACCTGATCACGGTGAAACTGCTGAGCAGTTACGCCACCAAGCCGATGTACGTCTTTGGCGGGGCAGGCCTAGCGGCGTGCGCGGCAGGAGTGGGGTTCGCCGCGTGGACTCTTTTTGACAAATTCTTCAACGGGGTAAAAGCACACAACAATCCCCTGCTGCTGTTGGCGGTGTTTCTGTTCCTGGTCGGCGTTCAGTTCATCCTGATGGGATTGGTCGCGGAACTTGTTATCCGAATCTACTTCGAATCCCAAGACAAGGCCTCATATCTCATCCGCAGGACGTATAACCTTGCGGAAAAACCATTCACGACCGCAAGCCGGGCAAGGGACGCAGTCCGATAA
- the yqeC gene encoding putative selenium-dependent hydroxylase accessory protein YqeC, with protein sequence MFAQNFAFSLPARVNLVGGGGKTSLILKLLDEFSESVPVIYTTTTRIHPPHPLEGLVVISSDNEAYLEMLLERAVLSWCSGRKFVVTRLSSAPDLLRGVERSFADRLDRVLFPLILNEADGARSMSLKMPREGEPVLMASANYLVPVIGLDCLNQPLGPQTLFRWELASKRFKLQAGERLVPELAASILLHPHGVCKGWKPGMHIIPFINKADSDSDEPAARSLAQALMHNGNFPVERVVWGSAQNARAAFLKGTADTGR encoded by the coding sequence TTGTTCGCTCAAAACTTTGCATTTTCGCTGCCGGCGCGGGTGAACTTGGTGGGAGGCGGAGGCAAGACAAGCTTAATCCTCAAGCTCCTGGACGAGTTTTCCGAGTCAGTTCCGGTCATCTATACCACCACGACGCGTATTCACCCGCCGCACCCGTTGGAAGGTCTGGTCGTCATTTCCAGCGACAACGAGGCGTACCTCGAAATGCTGCTTGAACGTGCGGTGCTCAGCTGGTGCAGTGGACGGAAGTTTGTGGTTACACGGCTGTCCAGCGCGCCGGACTTGCTGCGTGGTGTGGAACGCAGCTTTGCCGATCGCCTGGACAGGGTACTTTTTCCTCTCATTCTCAATGAGGCCGACGGCGCGCGCAGCATGTCGCTCAAGATGCCACGCGAAGGGGAGCCCGTGCTGATGGCAAGCGCCAACTATCTGGTGCCGGTGATCGGGCTTGACTGTCTGAACCAGCCGCTGGGCCCGCAGACTCTATTCCGGTGGGAACTCGCCTCCAAACGCTTCAAACTGCAGGCCGGAGAAAGACTGGTTCCAGAACTGGCGGCCTCGATTCTCTTACATCCGCACGGGGTGTGCAAAGGCTGGAAGCCCGGCATGCACATCATTCCGTTCATCAACAAGGCGGACTCAGATTCTGATGAGCCGGCGGCCCGTTCCCTGGCACAGGCGCTGATGCACAACGGCAACTTTCCGGTGGAACGAGTCGTTTGGGGAAGTGCGCAAAACGCGCGAGCGGCCTTCCTGAAGGGAACCGCCGATACGGGCCGTTAA
- a CDS encoding RNA methyltransferase, with translation MIPRLTSKDNPLVRTIRLVAAQGRRAPAELVIAEGLRVLEEATNARCPLEAVLVGEGFGGDSRSRALLEAWSRRNVPVRCAAAALMKGLSDVVAPQGALALARVPVVPLAALKIEPHPLILCLCGIQDPGNLGTLLRTARAAGVSFVCSTVGTVSARNPKAIRASAGAFFRIPLVEGLDPAEFFDYCRLQKIAMYQANARARRPCWTTELIGSTAILLGNEARGLVEAEWNDIPSLSVPMVAGVESLNVAAAGAVLLYEAFRQRSVASGAITMEARDE, from the coding sequence ATGATTCCCAGACTGACCAGTAAAGACAATCCGCTCGTGCGAACGATTCGCCTGGTGGCGGCCCAGGGGCGCCGGGCTCCTGCAGAACTTGTGATAGCGGAAGGGCTTCGTGTACTCGAAGAAGCCACAAATGCGAGATGCCCGCTGGAGGCTGTTCTCGTCGGCGAAGGCTTCGGAGGTGACTCACGCTCGCGGGCATTGCTCGAAGCCTGGTCGCGCAGAAATGTTCCGGTGCGCTGCGCTGCGGCGGCGCTCATGAAAGGGCTCTCGGACGTGGTTGCGCCCCAGGGCGCACTGGCGCTGGCTCGAGTTCCCGTCGTCCCGTTGGCCGCCTTGAAAATTGAGCCGCATCCATTGATTCTATGCCTTTGCGGAATTCAGGATCCGGGCAACCTCGGAACCCTGCTGCGGACCGCACGCGCCGCAGGAGTTTCGTTTGTGTGCTCCACCGTGGGAACCGTGTCTGCGCGGAATCCAAAGGCAATCCGAGCCAGCGCCGGTGCCTTCTTCCGCATCCCCCTCGTCGAAGGCCTTGATCCGGCGGAGTTTTTCGATTACTGCCGCCTGCAGAAGATCGCCATGTACCAGGCAAATGCCCGAGCCAGGCGCCCTTGCTGGACCACCGAGCTCATAGGGTCGACGGCGATCCTTCTGGGCAATGAGGCGCGCGGCCTGGTGGAGGCGGAGTGGAATGACATTCCGTCACTCAGCGTTCCCATGGTCGCCGGCGTGGAGTCGCTTAACGTGGCGGCCGCGGGAGCTGTCCTTTTGTACGAGGCATTCCGGCAGCGATCCGTCGCATCGGGCGCCATCACCATGGAGGCCCGGGATGAGTGA
- a CDS encoding replication-associated recombination protein A encodes MSDWLFARPPEPPGSPAAPLAERMRPRTLDEVVGQPHLIGQGRVLREMIEHDQLASLILWGPPGTGKTTLARIIARESKSEFVAYSAVLSGIKEIKAVMAEAETHFRQTRRRTIVFIDEIHRFNKAQQDAFLHYVESGVIVLIGATTENPSFEVISALLSRAKVYVLNPLTVEDVEQILLRALEDRERGLGERPVEIAEDVLHRLAIYANGDARIALNALEIAVDLAYSRPHAQVPPLTAADLESALQQKILRYDKAGEEHYNLISALHKSMRNSDPDAALYWMGRMLEGGEDPIYIARRMVRFASEDVGMADVRALQVALNATEAVRLVGLPECKLALAQAAVYLSVAPKSNALYTAYSEIETDVQKTVNEPPPLHIRNAPTRLMKELGYGKGYQYAHDLEGKVADMECLPESLHGRQYYHPTDQGMERRIKEILDIIKEKRKSQK; translated from the coding sequence ATGAGTGACTGGCTGTTTGCGCGACCTCCGGAACCTCCTGGCTCGCCCGCAGCGCCTCTTGCGGAACGGATGAGGCCGCGCACTCTGGATGAGGTCGTCGGTCAGCCGCACCTGATAGGCCAAGGACGAGTTTTGCGGGAAATGATCGAGCACGATCAGCTTGCTTCCCTCATTCTCTGGGGACCGCCCGGAACAGGAAAGACGACGCTCGCCCGCATCATCGCGAGAGAGAGCAAGTCTGAATTCGTCGCTTACAGCGCGGTCCTTTCCGGCATCAAGGAAATCAAGGCGGTCATGGCGGAGGCGGAAACGCACTTTCGACAGACGCGCCGGAGAACCATCGTTTTCATCGACGAAATCCACCGTTTCAACAAGGCGCAGCAGGACGCCTTCCTGCACTACGTGGAGTCAGGCGTCATAGTCCTGATCGGGGCGACAACCGAGAATCCGTCTTTTGAAGTCATCAGCGCGTTGCTGTCGCGCGCCAAAGTCTACGTCCTCAATCCGCTCACCGTCGAGGATGTGGAGCAGATTCTGCTGCGCGCCCTCGAGGATCGCGAGCGCGGCCTGGGCGAGCGTCCTGTGGAGATCGCGGAAGATGTCTTACACCGGCTCGCCATTTATGCCAACGGGGATGCCCGCATCGCCCTCAACGCCCTGGAAATCGCCGTCGATCTTGCTTACAGCCGCCCTCATGCGCAAGTGCCGCCGCTGACAGCCGCCGATCTTGAATCGGCTCTGCAGCAGAAGATCCTCCGCTATGACAAGGCCGGCGAGGAACATTACAACCTGATCTCCGCGCTGCACAAGTCCATGCGCAACAGCGATCCCGATGCGGCGCTTTATTGGATGGGGAGAATGCTCGAAGGCGGGGAAGATCCAATCTACATTGCGCGCCGCATGGTGCGCTTCGCCTCGGAAGACGTGGGCATGGCTGATGTCCGCGCCCTCCAGGTGGCTTTGAACGCCACCGAGGCCGTGCGCCTGGTCGGCTTGCCCGAGTGCAAACTGGCGCTGGCGCAAGCGGCCGTCTATCTTTCGGTCGCTCCGAAATCCAATGCGCTTTATACTGCCTATTCCGAAATCGAGACCGATGTTCAGAAGACCGTTAACGAGCCGCCGCCGCTGCATATCCGCAATGCGCCTACCCGCCTGATGAAGGAGCTCGGTTACGGAAAGGGCTACCAGTATGCTCACGACTTGGAAGGCAAGGTGGCGGATATGGAATGCCTGCCCGAATCACTCCATGGCCGACAATACTACCACCCTACCGATCAGGGAATGGAACGCCGCATCAAGGAAATCCTCGATATCATCAAAGAAAAGAGAAAGAGCCAAAAATAG
- the uppP gene encoding undecaprenyl-diphosphatase UppP: MELFAAAVLGIIQGLTEFLPISSSAHLILVPWILGWKPEGLMFDVSLHLGTAVAILGYFWKDWVTLARETICGIHARAPFGNAQRRLAWFLIVGTLPAALVGLLFEKSVEETLRSPLVTVATLVVLGIVLFIADRRSRRQRSLETFTWGDAIWIGSSQALALIPGVSRSGITISTAMLRDADRTSAARFSFLLATPIIVGAGMLEGWHLIKVVRGSALTVSGIPASPLEVKWSVLAMGVSCAAITGFLCIRYFLRYLQSGSFIPFVVYRFILAAVVLLFYFQYL; encoded by the coding sequence ATGGAGCTGTTTGCGGCTGCGGTTCTGGGGATTATTCAGGGCTTGACCGAGTTCCTGCCTATCAGCAGTTCGGCACACCTGATTCTCGTTCCCTGGATACTCGGATGGAAGCCTGAAGGGCTCATGTTCGATGTCTCGCTGCATCTGGGGACGGCCGTCGCGATCCTCGGTTACTTCTGGAAAGACTGGGTGACACTCGCCAGGGAGACCATTTGCGGCATTCATGCGCGCGCGCCGTTCGGCAATGCGCAGAGAAGATTGGCATGGTTTCTGATCGTCGGGACCCTGCCTGCCGCGCTGGTCGGGCTCCTTTTCGAGAAGTCTGTTGAAGAGACATTGCGGTCGCCTCTGGTGACGGTCGCTACTCTGGTTGTACTCGGCATAGTGCTCTTCATCGCCGATCGCCGGAGCCGGCGGCAGCGTTCACTGGAGACGTTTACCTGGGGAGATGCGATCTGGATCGGTTCGAGCCAGGCTCTCGCGCTGATTCCGGGAGTGTCCCGCAGTGGCATCACCATCAGCACCGCGATGTTGCGGGACGCAGATCGTACATCTGCGGCGCGGTTTTCATTTCTCTTGGCGACCCCCATAATCGTCGGTGCCGGAATGCTCGAAGGATGGCATCTGATCAAGGTCGTCCGTGGTTCCGCCCTGACAGTCTCAGGCATTCCGGCGAGTCCCCTGGAGGTCAAGTGGTCGGTGCTGGCAATGGGAGTATCCTGCGCTGCAATCACCGGCTTTCTATGCATCCGCTACTTTCTACGATACCTGCAGTCCGGGAGTTTCATCCCTTTCGTCGTCTACCGCTTCATTCTCGCCGCGGTCGTACTCCTGTTTTACTTTCAGTACTTGTGA